One window of the Colletotrichum destructivum chromosome 6, complete sequence genome contains the following:
- a CDS encoding Putative transient receptor potential channel Flc/Pkd2, translated as MFAQAFGLLWLAVTCASAAYVQHHDCGGPALKNDMFGSQSLDATLVASDDGRENHLSLRLGRWVEEAECQDLSRMISAAVIEIDMLGRSSVYRIATNTTCKRLNYSTKWTAPLVSPFSLYISATDDIGHLPPLSTFHVTFHLEGNDAKEVSCREAIITPALGPTTSSAITYSTWALFIFVLLVGVARSVYSSPITLDGEETRSVRAILPNVGDCLQYMQFIFLTGGLSLRYPGFYQPVVSHLNWWSLFVNGPITHGRVYGRVEDGIYVLNGTYGGTYGMELMTQIAGAPMTMDTWLNMVVLMLVIAASTALVFEAFCFVNRNHNSDSESSRPVRGIRLTCSRVVRVILSYFMFPLTALSFYQLDHAAWLPVYHTTLAVALIVVMMAAFVWLIQQIPTRSLGVLVFDSSKRYRQMSPCEDFQRQDERFIFILFALTFVRGAAIGGLQISGPAQLAVLGACELVLLASIAGFQAYSTFSVGSIAATMRLCSLVFLVAFLPGLAANGVKSAIGYLLLAVHGGMLLFGFFVPAVCDLKAIVKNWWTAPKPDVYGLRQLRRREVSRTNLSSMYTTEGPDTSYPEPDDVEEPNTRYLRPTYRSDTPSTLRLNPSNASSRYFRPPRSSASLSSADHPRSIGSSLYTPSRTVSTSTTSIIDKRSLQRSTSTMSPSRLSESTEEEGSSSPSQGSHTSINSGPLGPRWNDYSFRESDLYYAVPRPPPVERASEELPRPAAPRPSVRSSSGFWAKVTGQAGASEQGFQVIRPQQIPEPGFVVVRPNRPSNLGNGAGDDPTRIPVQDA; from the exons ATGTTCGCGCAAGCCTTTGGGCTGCTATGGCTCGCCGTCACCTGTGCCTCGGCGGCGTACGTGCAACATCACGACTGCGGCGGCCCGGCACTTAAAAACGACATGTTCGGTTCCCAGAGTCTAGACGCCACTCTGGTGGCATCGGATGACGGCCGCGAGAACCATTTAAGTCTGCGGCTTGGCCGATGGGTGGAAGAAGCGGAGTGCCAGGACCTTTCGCGGATGATATCCGCCGCGGTCATCGAAATCGACATGCTCGGGCGGTCGTCCGTATATCGCATTGCGACGAATACGACGTGCAAGCGGCTCAACTATTCTACGAAATGGACCGCGCCGCTGGTGAGCCCGTTCAGCCTCTACATCTCCGCTACGGATGATATTGGTCATCTCCCCCCGTTATCGACCTTTCACGTCACTTTCCACCTCGAAGGGAACGACGCAAAAGAAGTTAGCTGCCGAGAAGCAATCATCACCCCGGCTCTCGGCCcgaccacctcctccgccatcaCTTACTCGACCTGGGCCCTTTTCATTTTCGTGCTACTAGTCGGAGTCGCACGCTCCGTCTACAGCTCCCCAATCACTCTCGATGGTGAAGAAACGCGCTCTGTTCGGGCCATACTTCCCAATGTCGGGGACTGTCTCCAGTACATGCAGTTCATCTTCCTGACGGGCGGACTCAGTCTGCGGTACCCGGGTTTCTACCAGCCCGTTGTCAGCCATCTCAATTGGTGGTCTCTTTTCGTCAACGGGCCAATCACCCATGGCCGGGTGTATGGGAGAGTGGAAGATGGGATCTACGTCCTGAACGGCACCTACGGCGGCACTTACGGCATGGAGTTGATGACCCAGATTGCCGGCGCGCCCATGACGATGGATACCTGGCTCAACATGGTCGTCCTCATGCTTGTCATAGCAGCGAGCACCGCCTTGGTCTTCGAGGCCTTCTGCTTCGTCAACAGGAACCACAACTCGGACAGCGAGTCGTCGCGACCCGTCCGCGGCATACGCCTGACATGTAGCCGCGTCGTGCGTGTCATCCTGTCGTATTTCATGTTCCccttgacggccttgtcTTTCTACCAGCTCGATCACGCCGCATGGCTACCCGTCTATCACACAACGCTAGCTGTCGCGCTCATTGTGGTCATGATGGCCGCTTTCGTTTGGCTCATCCAACAGATTCCAACCCGCAGCCTCGGCGTTCTCGTCTTCGACAGCAGCAAGCGATACCGACAGATGTCCCCTTGCGAAGACTTTCAGCGGCAAGACGAGAGGTTCATTTTTATCCTCTTCGCCCTAACCTTCGTCCGAGGTGCAGCCATTGGCGGTTTACAAATTTCCGGTCCAGCGCAGCTAGCTGTCCTCGGGGCTTGTGAGCTGGTTTTGCTCGCCAGCATTGCCGGGTTCCAGGCGTACTCGACATTCTCTGTGGGAAGCATCGCGGCCACCATGAGACTCTGCAGCTTGGTCTTTTTGGTTGCGTTTCTTCCCGGTCTTGCCGCCAATGGAGTCAAAAGTGCCATCGGATACCTCCTCCTGGCTGTTCACGGAGGCATGCTTCTCTTCGGTTTCTTCGTTCCCGCCGTTTGTGATCTAAAAGCCATTGTCAAGAACTGGTGGACAGCACCAAAACCCGAT GTTTATGGGCTTCGCCAGCTCCGTCGACGTGAGGTGTCGCGAACAAACCTGTCCTCCATGTACACCACTGAAGGGCCTGATACGTCGTACCCAGAGCCAGATGATGTTGAAGAGCCCAACACACGCTACTTGCGGCCGACTTATCGGTCAGACACTCCCAGCACCTTGCGTCTGAACCCATCAAACGCTTCCAGTCGGTACTTCCGACCACCGCGGTCGAGCGCGTCCCTCTCATCGGCAGATCATCCCCGCAGCATTGGCTCCTCTCTTTACACTCCTTCGAGAACTGTATCGACATCGACTACTTCCATCATAGACAAGCGTTCTCTCCAGCGCTCCACGTCAACCATGTCCCCGAGCCGGCTATCCGAGTCCACCGAAGAAGAGGGGTCAAGCTCGCCGTCGCAAGGCTCGCACACCAGCATCAACAGCGGCCCGCTCGGCCCACGATGGAACGACTACTCGTTTCGGGAGTCAGATCTTTACTACGCAGTaccccgcccgccgcccgtggAGAGGGCTTCGGAAGAGCTGCCCCGACCGGCCGCTCCGCGCCCGTCTGTCCGTTCGTCTTCCGGATTCTGGGCAAAGGTCACCGGTCAAGCGGGTGCCTCAGAGCAAGGGTTTCAGGTCATTCGGCCACAGCAGATCCCGGAACCAGGCTTCGTGGTCGTCAGACCTAATAGACCGAGCAATCTCGGAAACGGCGCCGGGGATGACCCCACGCGGATACCCGTGCAAGATGCTTAA
- a CDS encoding Putative F-box domain-containing protein, whose translation MLTRLPIEIISIVIKQLPGKDVKSLSLVSKAIHDRVELSIWESVRIRPETEARLSLIRGADCPQRALRAAKHLRFHLEISKVTCERCPHYLDNGDPHVPDDEEEYALERPDEEFPRFLRLAREVEALVRRLEDDQLLSFSWDIGTCVPAEILGTHGIVSRKQSAIRSLTLVTDYTCEVDLPGSVVDLSSFNQLTSLCWKAPNVAHIPTLSSAIRSNAPRLQSLELDFARIELLDELPLETVAGRRVQKLNGTLPEEENNSEEEEEEEEEEEQDIVFQWERASYLATILGPNPSRGSCLSALPALQELTLSFVPVSAATARVVDVGVLRSMTLRKCNGWGEFLDEVVLLGTRIRLRSLEIDALEMRASHADEGHHALAGFLGSFRGLERLFMCLCPPVPEHEDGVWRLLWGSLSGHRDTLKSLVEHRRRASNQRVGAKSHPHIPRSFFFWPWRDGHEMGMTRSSAREMRRDPAALNPLAGLALESIGTTCEPARLSEPSLKLVHIRQSRFLAYRPGSSLADSQYVWLARSASHYGSGCPSSGDEDDDEDDDDDKDDVPDTSEEQPSRPAVSVSQGTGAHHLRPRFRRLAEWAFGPGGPPSLRAIAYGDFTHGGRDGEGNIIVVRSAGSGAGFRECCKDSRQWDDLVNEYRDMLEACPTQSLLD comes from the exons ATGTTGACTAGACTCCCAATAGAAATCATCAGTATTGTGATCAAGCAG CTGCCCGGGAAAGATGTCAAGTCGCTGTCGCTGGTGTCCAAGGCGATCCACGACCGCGTCGAACTCTCCATCTGGGAGTCCGTGAGGATCCGGCCAGAGACCGAGGCCCGGCTCTCTCTCATCCGGGGCGCCGACTGCCCGCAGAGGGCGCTCCGCGCCGCGAAACACCTCCGATTCCACTTAGAAATCAGCAAGGTCACTTGTGAGCGGTGTCCGCATTACTTGGACAACGGCGATCCGCacgtccccgacgacgaggaggagtacGCGCTCGAGAGGCCGGACGAGGAGTTCCCGCGGTTTCTGCGTCTTGCTCGGGAGGTGGAGGCGCTGGTAAGACGGCTCGAGGACGATCAGCTGCTCAGCTTCAG TTGGGACATCGGGACATGCGTACccgccgagatcctcggGACCCATGGCATTGTCTCTCGCAAACAATCGGCGATTCGTTCCCTCACGCTGGTGACAGACTACACATGCGAAGTCGACCTGCccggctccgtcgtcgacctctcGTCGTTCAACCAACTCACGAGCCTCTGCTGGAAGGCCCCCAACGTTGCCCACATCCCCACGCTTTCTAGTGCCATCCGGTCAAACGCACCACGGTTGCAAAGCCTCGAGCTAGACTTTGCACGcatcgagctgctcgacgaaCTGCCACTGGAGACTGTGGCCGGTCGACGAGTTCAAAAACTCAATGGCACTCTTCCGGAGGAAGAGAACAACtccgaagaggaggaggaggaggaggaggaggaggagcaggatATTGTCTTCCAGTGGGAGAGGGCGAGCTACTTGGCAACCATCCTGGGGCCGAACCCCTCCCGCGGGTCCTGTCTATCCGCCCTGCCGGCCCTTCAAGAGCTGACCCTCTCCTTCGTCCCCGTatcggcggcaacggcacgcGTCGTGGACGTCGGCGTGTTGCGATCCATGACCCTCCGGAAGTGCAACGGGTGGGGAgagttcctcgacgaggtggtgctgctggggACGAGGATCCGCCTCAGGAGCCTGGAgatcgacgccctcgagatgagggcgagccacgccgacgagggccacCACGCCCTGGCCGGCTTCCTGGGCAGCTTCCGGGGGCTCGAGAGGCTGTTCATGTGCCTCTGCCCGCCGGTCCCGGAgcacgaggacggcgtgTGGAGGCTCCTCTGGGGCTCCCTTTCCGGCCACAGGGACACGTTGAAGAGCCTCGTGGAGCATCGCCGAAGGGCGTCGAACCAGCGCGTCGGTGCCAAGTCGCACCCGCATATTCCCAGAtcgttcttcttctggccCTGGCGGGACGGGCACGAAATGGggatgacgaggtcgtcggcccGCGAGATGAGAAGGGACCCAGCAGCGCTGAACCCCCTCGCCGGTTTGGCCTTGGAGAGCATCGGCACGACGTGCGAGCCGGCCAGACTA TCTGAGCCTTCCCTGAAACTCGTCCACATCCGTCAGTCGCGTTTCCTTGCCTACAGGCCCGGCTCTTCCCTGGCCGATTCCCAATACGTATGGCTCGCCCGCTCTGCCAGTCATTACGGCTCCGGCTGCCCGagcagcggcgacgaagacgacgacgaagacgacgacgacgacaaagaTGACGTCCCTGACACGTCGGAGGAGCAGCCGTCGCGGCCTGCGGTAAGTGTCTCGCAAGGGACCGGCGCCCATCACCTACGGCCGAGGTTCCGTCGCCTCGCCGAGTGGGCGTTCGGACCCGGGGGCCCGCCTTCGCTCCGGGCCATAGCGTACGGAGACTTCACCCACGGCGGGAGGGACGGCGAGGGGaacatcatcgtcgtcaggAGCGCCGGCAGCGGTGCTGGCTTCAGGGAGTGCTGCAAGGACAGCCGGCAGTGGGATGACTTGGTCAATGAGTATCGCGACATGTTGGAGGCATGTCCCACGCAATCGCTTCTGGATTAG
- a CDS encoding Putative berberine/berberine, FAD-binding domain, PCMH-type, FAD-binding, type PCMH, subdomain 2: MRRSPFLAPLALAGAVGSASAASLPSPSCKYLPGDPGWPSADAWAQLNETVDGRLVATVPLGSACHGDGYNATECARLQDAWLYSEVHMESSSSVMAPLFANASCDPFTPRDVPCALGNYVSYAVDASGPADVQAALRFADQHNVRLVVRNTGHDYNGRSTGAGALAVWMHHLKGAEIIDWDDGSYYVGKALRAGAGVQGFEAIAAANAAGLAVVTGECPTVGIAGGYVQGGGHSALSTIYGLAADNTLSFEVVTPTGDLVTASRTQNEDLYWALSGGGGGNYGVVTSITTKAHPDAPVSGATFAVTIPEGDNNETLYHVIDAFHAALPDIVDAGIMIIYFFGPGFLQSPALTAYNKTRADVERILAPLVGSLAQLNVTLEPTYTSFDTYRGHYNHYWGPLPSGNIQVGTQLFGGRLLPRAVLPSFGPTARRLVELGVTYIGVGLDVSRFGRDGANAVLPQWRDSIVQVSLTLPWSFDAPFADMLAEQDRMTEVVQPVIEAATPGAGAYINEADFQQKDWQETFFGANYPRLLRVKNKYDPAGLLYNVAAVGSEAWNVDYHGRMCRRS, from the exons ATGCGCCGCTCCCCGTTCCTCGCCCCCTTGGCcctggccggcgccgtcggaagcgcttccgccgcctccctcccttcgCCCTCGTGCAAGTATCTCCCCGGCGACCCGGGCTGGCCCTCCGCGGATGCGTGGGCGCAGCTCAACGAGACTGTCGACGGTCGTCTGGTGGCCACGGTGCCATTGGGGAGCGCGTGTCACGGAGACGGCTACAACGCGACCGAGTGCGCCCGTCTGCAGGATGCCTGGCTCTACTCGGAGGTCCA TATGgagtcctcctcctccgtcatgGCCCCCCTGTTCGCCAATGCCAGCTGCGACCCCTTCACGCCCCGCGACGTCCCCTGCGCGCTAGGCAACTATGTGAGctacgccgtcgacgcctccGGGCCCGCCGACGTCCAGGCCGCGCTGCGCTTCGCCGACCAGCACAATgtccgcctcgtcgtccgcaaCACGGGTCACGACTACAACGGCCGCTcgaccggcgccggcgccctcgccgtctggATGCACCACCTCAAAGGCGCCGAGATCATCGACTGGGACGACGGCAGCTACTACGTCGGCAAGGCCctccgcgccggcgccggcgtccaggggttcgaggccatcgccgccgccaacgccgccgggtTGGCCGTCGTCACGGGCGAATGTCCCACCGTTGGTATTGCTGGGGGTTATGTTCAG GGAGGCGGTCACTCCGCGCTGAGCACCATCTACGGTCTGGCCGCCGACAACACCCTCTccttcgaggtcgtcacGCCGACCGGGGACCTCGTCACGGCCTCACGGACGCAGAACGAGGACCTCTACTGGGCCCtgagcggcggtggcggcggcaactacggcgtcgtcacctccatcaccaccaaggcGCACCCGGACGCCCCCGTCAGCGGCGCAACCTTCGCCGTCACCATCCCCGAGGGGGACAACAACGAGACCCTCTACCACGTCATCGACGCCTTCCACGCCGCCCTCCCggacatcgtcgacgccggcatcatgaTCATCTACTTCTTCGGCCCGGGATTCCTGCAGTCCCCGGCTCTGACGGCCTACAACAAGAcccgcgccgacgtcgagcgcATCCTCGCGCCCCTCGTCGGCTCCCTCGCTCAGCTCAACGTCACGCTCGAGCCGACCTACACCTCCTTCGACACATACCGTGGCCACTACAACCATTACTGGGGCCCCTTGCCCTCGGGCAACATCCAGGTCGGCACGCAGCTCTtcggcggccgcctcctgCCGCGCGCCGTCCTCCCGTCCTTCGGCCCGACGGCGCGGCGccttgtcgagctcggcgtcacttacatcggcgtcggcctcgacgtctcGCGCttcggccgcgacggcgccaacgcTGTGCTGCCGCAGTGGCGCGACTCCATCGTCCAGGTCTCCCTGACACTGCCCTGGAGCTTTGATGCGCCCTTCGCCGACATGCTAGCCGAGCAGGACCGCATGACCGAGGTCGTGCAGCccgtcatcgaggccgcgaccccgggcgccggcgcgTACATCAACGAGGCCGACTTCCAGCAGAAGGACTGGCAGGAGACCTTCTTCGGGGCCAACTACCCGAGGCTGCTGCGCGTGAAGAACAAGTACgatcctgccggcctgctgtaCAACGTTGCGGCCGTCGGCAGCGAAGCGTGGAACGTCGACTACCACGGCCGCATGTGCCGAAGGAGCTGA
- a CDS encoding Putative major facilitator superfamily, MFS transporter superfamily: protein MPQTKPKDPNAFPTRQLAVLAICRFSEPIAFNSILAYTYTMVLDLGMGEADAAFYAGLLISAYAVAEAITSMAWGALSDRIGRKPVVLFGLVGVAISSLIFGLAKTYWVALLARFVGGALNGNVSVMQTMVAEMVKNPDHEPKAYAVQPFVWTLGGILGSAMGGFLAQPAVQYPSLFSQDGIFGRYPYLLPNLVSVVAISLAVIQGIFFLEETKEDFGDDDQHYHGRNSVAVDDDDVTDENTPLRRAPIRAFNPRRSISTSHSRPRFAESSLPLPFEHDFDLRRSSFGTVHSIKVVPEDLRQHLLNSRAQATGQKKTKTFNKTVVMLIIALIIFSYHQMAAGTLLPTYLQAKPRQPRGHLDLEGGLGNEVHDVGVYLAINGLLGLVIQGLIFPIFVERVGVWGSFISMIVVYPTAYLFVPFLSALPEALTEAGIWFSLILQSFYGIIVGPVTLILIKNATPTSQALGKVNGLAMSGACLARTVSPPLVGVIYSFLGSGAAWFSCALFACVGIAQVFWVPKKHIDVDHVEIGNAISRRFSVTSQRRESHQSIEAFRGRHANGDV, encoded by the exons ATGCCTCAAACAAAACCAAAAGACCCCAACGCGTTTCCCACCCGGCAATTGGCCGTCCTTG CAATATGTCGCTTTTCCGAGCCCATTGCCTTCAACTCCATCCTGGCCTACACCTACACCATGGTCCTGGATCTCGGAATGGGTGAGGCAGACGCCGCCTTCTACGCCGGCCTGCTCATCTCCGCCTACGCTgttgccgaggccatcaccTCTATGGCCTGGGGCGCCCTGTCCGATCGTATCGGCCGCAAGCCCGTCGTGCTGtttggcctcgtcggcgtcgccatctCGAGTCTGATTTTCGGCCTGGCAAAGACATACTGGGTCGCTCTGCTCGCCCGGTTCGTCGGTGGCGCCCTCAACGGCAACGTCTCCGTCATGCAGACCATGGTCGCCGAGATGGTTAAGAACCCAGACCACGAAC CCAAGGCTTACGCCGTCCAGCCCTTCGTCTGGACCTTGGGCGGCATCCTTGGCTCTGCCATGGGTGGCTTCCTAGCCCAACCCGCCGTCCAGTATCCTTCGCTCTTCTCCCAGGACGGTATCTTCGGTCGCTACCCGTATCTACTTCCTAATCTCGTATCCGTCGTTGCCATTTCCCTGGCCGTCATCCAGGGCATCTTCTTCCTGGAAGAAACGAAAGAGGACTTTGGGGACGACGACCAGCACTACCACGGCCGCAACAGCGTCGCTgtggatgacgatgacgtcACCGACGAGAACAcaccgctgcgccgcgcgCCCATCCGCGCCTTCAACCCTCGCCGTTCGATATCCACGAGCCACTCGAGGCCGCGCTTCGCCGAGTCCAGCCTGCCTCTGCCCTTCGAGCACGATTTCGACTTGAGGAGATCGTCTTTCGGAACCGTCCACTCCATCAAGGTCGTGCCCGAGGATCTGCGACAGCACCTGTTGAACTCGCGCGCCCAAGCAACGggccagaagaagacaaagacCTTCAACAAGACAGTCGTCAtgctcatcatcgccctcatcatcttctcttACCATCAGATGGCCGCCGGTACCCTCTTGCCGACCTATCTCCAGGCCAAGCCCCGACAGCCCCGGGGGCATCTCGATCTCGAAGGCGGCTTGGGCAACGAGGTTCACGACGTCGGTGTTTACCTGGCCATCAACGGGCTCCTGGGTCTCGTCATTCAGGGTCTGATCTTCCCCATCTTCGTCGAGCGCGTCGGTGTCTGGGGTTCCTTCATCTCCATGATTGTCGTCTACCCGACGGCCTACCTCTTCGTACCCTTCCTCTCCGCCCTGCCCGAAGCCCTgaccgaggccggcatcTGGTTCTCTCTCATCCTGCAGAGCTTCTACGGAATTATCGTCGGCCCCGTCACCCTGATCCTGATCAAGAACGCGACACCGACGTCGCAAGCGCTCGGAAAAGTCAACGGCCTGGCCATGTCCGGCGCTTGTCTTGCGAGAACCGTCTCCCCGCCATTGGTGGGTGTCATCTACAGTTtcctcggctccggcgccgcctggTTTAGCTGCGCTTTGTTTGCCTGTGTGGGCATTGCCCAGGTCTTCTGGGTGCCCAAGAAGCACATTGACGTCGACCACGTCGAGATCGGCAACGCCATCTCTAGACGTTTCTCCGTCACTTCCCAGAGGCGCGAGAGCCATCAGAGCATCGAAGCGTTCCGGGGCCGACACGCCAATGGCGATGTCTAG
- a CDS encoding Putative Coiled-coil domain-containing protein, translating into MAKPAAMAVDALPRFLLPRLSWTGPATASQALRPLASFPPTSRRRLHTQPNALHDSNTSPKCRGIALNHPARNSILAAPGLTRSFHATPARRRDHHFDTLKFVQRLKSEGFTEVQAEAMMKVLNDVIQESIQNLTRTMVLREDAAKATYTQKVDFAKLRSELLSADSTESNTTRASHEKLSNDIAKLNSRLRDEIGRTQASVRLDLNLEKGRIREEAVGQELKIKETETKIEQEVAALREKLEQVKFQTLQWLMGVCTGFAALLLGAWRLLM; encoded by the exons ATGGCCAAACCAGCAGCAATGGCTGTAGATGCCCTCCCGAGGTTCTTGCTCCCGAGACTTAGCTGGACTGGTCCCGCGACAGCTTCCCAAGCTCTGCGACCCCTCGCTTCTTTCCCTCCGACCTCCCGCCGACGGTTGCACACCCAGCCCAATGCGCTGCACGACTCGAACACATCACCAAAATGCCGCGGCATTGCCTTGAACCACCCCGCGCGCAATTCGATTCTCGCAGCCCCTGGGCTGACGAGGTCGTTCCATGCGACCCCTGCGAGGCGACGAGACCACCACTTTGATACCTTGAAGTTCGTGCAGCGACTGAAGAGCGAGGGCTTCACCGAGGTGCAGGCTGAGGCCATGATGAAGGTTCTCAACGACGTCATACAGGAGAG CATACAAAACCTCACTCGAACCATGGTCCTTCGCGAAGACGCTGCCAAGGCCACATACACCCAGAAGGTAGACTTCGCCAAGCTGCGCTCCGAGCTCCTCTCCGCCGACAGCACCGAGTCCAACACGACGCGCGCGTCCCACGAGAAGCTGAGTAACGACATTGCCAAGCTCAACTCTCGTCTGCGCGACGAGATCGGCCGCACTCAGGCGAGCGTGCGTCTGGATCTCAACTTAGAAAAGGGCCGTATCCGTGAGGAGGCTGTTGGCCAGGAgctcaagatcaaggagacggagaccAAGATCGAGCAAGAGGTCGCGGCGCTGcgcgagaagctggagcaggTCAAGTTCCAGACGCTGCAGTGGCTCATGGGAGTCTGCACTGGTTTCGCTGCTCTGCTGCTTGGTGCCTGGAGATTGCTCATGTAA